A genomic window from Micromonospora sp. WMMA1947 includes:
- a CDS encoding low temperature requirement protein A — protein sequence MGNGVRWSWTVRRSAPGSRTTRLELFYDLVFVFAFLSVTTLTASVLTPVNLYRFLLVLALLWWSWTGFARLGNAFRADQGVLPLVGIVTVAATFLLVLSTPSAFANRGGWLPGPLVFAGCYFVIRTAQLTVFAWADRADAARRRGLRIRFLAPTVATALLVVAGILPGRLAQERLAVALQLALWTLALLVEYLAGVILGRQWWVVVSAGHWAERHALIVLVALGESLIALGLGPKRGLPLTGPVAVAALLGVVIVATLWWAYFDTLSFALEQAVHQARDPAARLRLARTAYTFLHLPMIAGIILFALGLKDLLAEATSPTTPAWGPPLGAFWAGILFGGVGLYLLSIAACWWLAERRVRPPLLVTVLLLVAAVPAVAPLHELNALVVLAVLTGAGVAWETRGENGHRRRVRQLALEEQIAAEAEQSHWRQRHL from the coding sequence ATGGGGAACGGGGTCCGGTGGTCGTGGACGGTGCGGCGCAGCGCGCCGGGCTCCCGCACCACCCGGCTGGAGCTCTTCTACGACCTGGTCTTCGTCTTCGCGTTCCTGAGCGTCACCACGCTCACCGCCTCGGTGCTCACGCCGGTCAACCTCTACCGCTTCCTGCTGGTGCTGGCGTTGCTCTGGTGGTCGTGGACCGGCTTCGCCCGCCTCGGCAACGCGTTCCGCGCCGACCAGGGGGTGCTGCCGCTGGTCGGCATCGTCACCGTGGCGGCGACGTTCCTGCTCGTGCTCAGCACGCCCAGCGCGTTCGCCAACCGCGGCGGCTGGCTGCCCGGGCCGCTCGTCTTCGCCGGGTGCTACTTCGTGATCCGGACGGCCCAGCTCACCGTCTTCGCCTGGGCCGACCGTGCCGACGCGGCCCGGCGCCGGGGACTGCGGATCCGTTTCCTGGCCCCGACCGTGGCCACGGCGCTGCTCGTCGTCGCCGGCATCCTCCCCGGCCGGCTGGCGCAGGAGCGGCTCGCGGTGGCGTTGCAACTGGCGCTCTGGACGCTGGCGCTGCTCGTCGAGTACCTCGCCGGGGTGATCCTGGGCCGCCAGTGGTGGGTGGTGGTCTCGGCCGGGCACTGGGCGGAACGGCACGCGCTGATCGTGCTCGTCGCGCTCGGCGAGTCGCTCATCGCGCTCGGCCTCGGCCCGAAGCGCGGGCTGCCGCTCACCGGCCCGGTGGCGGTCGCCGCGCTGCTCGGCGTGGTGATCGTGGCGACGCTGTGGTGGGCGTACTTCGACACGCTGTCGTTCGCGCTGGAACAGGCCGTGCACCAGGCCCGGGACCCGGCCGCGCGGCTGCGGCTGGCCCGCACCGCCTACACGTTCCTGCACCTGCCGATGATCGCCGGGATCATCCTCTTCGCCCTCGGCCTCAAGGACCTGCTGGCCGAGGCCACCTCACCGACGACGCCGGCGTGGGGCCCGCCGCTGGGCGCCTTCTGGGCCGGGATCCTGTTCGGCGGGGTCGGGCTCTACCTGCTCAGCATCGCCGCGTGCTGGTGGCTGGCGGAGCGCCGGGTACGGCCGCCGCTGCTGGTGACGGTGCTGCTGCTCGTCGCCGCCGTACCGGCCGTCGCCCCTCTCCACGAGCTGAACGCGCTCGTCGTGCTGGCGGTGCTCACCGGCGCGGGCGTGGCCTGGGAGACCCGGGGCGAGAACGGTCACCGGCGCCGCGTACGCCAGCTCGCGCTGGAGGAGCAGATCGCCGCCGAGGCCGAGCAGAGCCACTGGCGGCAGCGGCACCTGTGA
- a CDS encoding long-chain fatty acid--CoA ligase translates to MALDVPYRSVPDMFLKRVADSPDRHAFAHPAPDDSGPVWLTWEQVGQRAKAIAAGLHGLGVGLENPVAILANTRLDWVLADFGIMCAGGATTTVYPTTEPDDAVYIIADSGSKVLFAENPAQAAKIAGADLPALTHVVLFDGTPDPAAAVPQLTLAELEERGAAALSAEPNLIDMLVAGIGPDHLATLIYTSGTTGRPKGVELLHGGWCWEGVAQADLGLLRVDDLQYLWLPLSHSFGKTLLCGATHVGLPTYVDGRVDKLVDLLGVVQPTLMCGAPRVFEKVYNKAVTTAQGAGGAKAKIFAWGVGVGKEKVALEQAGKPVPAGLRMKYALAEKLVFSKLQARLGGRMRVLVSGAAPLSKEIATFFAAANLPISEGYGLTETSAGAFVNPPDGLKIGSVGRAMGDLECRIDTDGEVLLRGKPVMRGYHNLPEETAAAFTEDGFFRTGDIGTLDDEGYLRITDRKKDLVKTSGGKYVAPSHIEGMFKAVCPYTSQAVVIGQARNYCTMLVTLDPDAIKGWAAGTPLEGSDYTTIVTSPQAREMVEGYVAELNSKLNRWETIKKVTILPRDLTIEDGEVTPSLKIKRRSVETNFASEIDKMYEGTLAEL, encoded by the coding sequence ATGGCTCTCGATGTACCGTACCGTTCCGTACCGGACATGTTCCTCAAGCGCGTGGCGGACTCCCCCGACCGGCACGCCTTCGCCCACCCCGCACCCGACGACTCGGGCCCGGTCTGGCTGACGTGGGAGCAGGTCGGGCAGCGCGCCAAGGCGATCGCCGCCGGGTTGCACGGGCTCGGTGTCGGCCTGGAGAACCCCGTGGCGATCCTGGCCAACACGCGCCTGGACTGGGTGCTCGCCGACTTCGGCATCATGTGCGCCGGTGGGGCCACCACCACCGTCTACCCCACCACCGAGCCCGACGACGCGGTCTACATCATCGCCGACTCCGGCTCGAAGGTGCTGTTCGCGGAGAACCCGGCCCAGGCGGCGAAGATCGCCGGCGCGGACCTGCCCGCACTGACCCACGTGGTGCTCTTCGACGGCACGCCCGACCCCGCGGCGGCCGTACCGCAGCTCACCCTGGCCGAGTTGGAGGAGCGCGGCGCGGCCGCGCTGAGCGCCGAGCCGAACCTGATCGACATGCTCGTCGCCGGCATCGGCCCGGACCACCTGGCCACGCTCATCTACACCTCGGGCACCACCGGCCGCCCGAAGGGCGTGGAGCTGCTGCACGGCGGCTGGTGCTGGGAGGGCGTGGCGCAGGCCGACCTGGGCCTGCTGCGCGTCGACGACCTGCAGTACCTCTGGCTGCCGCTGTCGCACTCGTTCGGCAAGACGCTGCTCTGCGGCGCCACCCACGTCGGCCTGCCCACGTACGTGGACGGCCGGGTGGACAAGCTCGTCGACCTGCTCGGCGTGGTGCAGCCGACGCTCATGTGCGGCGCGCCCCGGGTCTTCGAGAAGGTCTACAACAAGGCGGTCACCACCGCGCAGGGCGCGGGCGGCGCCAAGGCCAAGATCTTCGCCTGGGGCGTCGGGGTCGGCAAGGAGAAGGTCGCGCTGGAGCAGGCCGGCAAGCCGGTCCCGGCCGGGCTGCGGATGAAGTACGCGCTCGCCGAGAAGCTGGTGTTCAGCAAGCTCCAGGCGCGGCTCGGCGGCCGGATGCGGGTGCTGGTCTCCGGCGCGGCGCCGCTGAGCAAGGAGATCGCCACCTTCTTCGCCGCCGCCAACCTGCCTATCTCCGAGGGCTACGGGCTGACCGAGACCAGCGCGGGCGCGTTCGTGAACCCGCCCGACGGGCTGAAGATCGGCAGCGTGGGCCGGGCCATGGGCGACCTGGAGTGCCGGATCGACACCGACGGCGAGGTCCTGCTGCGCGGCAAGCCGGTCATGCGCGGCTACCACAACCTGCCGGAGGAGACCGCCGCCGCGTTCACCGAGGACGGCTTCTTCCGCACCGGCGACATCGGCACCCTCGACGACGAGGGCTACCTGCGCATCACCGACCGGAAGAAGGACCTGGTCAAGACGTCCGGCGGCAAGTACGTCGCGCCGTCGCACATCGAGGGCATGTTCAAGGCGGTGTGCCCGTACACCTCGCAGGCGGTGGTGATCGGGCAGGCGCGCAACTACTGCACCATGCTCGTCACGCTGGACCCGGACGCGATCAAGGGCTGGGCCGCCGGCACCCCGTTGGAGGGCAGCGACTACACCACGATCGTCACCTCGCCGCAGGCGCGGGAGATGGTCGAGGGGTACGTGGCCGAGCTGAACTCCAAGCTCAACCGCTGGGAGACGATCAAGAAGGTGACGATCCTCCCCCGCGACCTCACCATCGAGGACGGCGAGGTCACGCCGTCGCTGAAGATCAAGCGCCGCAGTGTGGAGACGAACTTCGCCTCCGAGATCGACAAGATGTACGAGGGCACGCTCGCCGAGCTGTAA
- a CDS encoding terpene synthase — protein MRDFALSALHEPPFPSRRHAAVDLAAAESAAWVRDFGLVTDQAGRRRLAGAHAADLAARACPEASPSGLRLLTDLINWLFVVDDACDDDGLGAAPTLLAPTLAALLAVLDRHGDPEAPAPADGGPIAFALHDLCRRARGRGRPAYLLRLVSQLREYLLALLWEAANRERLRVPGVAEYTQMRRHTGGVRPSFTVTDLARPSAPNADQRVAPALTALDALATDLICWCNDLFSYGKERGAAPEAHNLVTTIAGETGQDESAALHAAADRFNSALAAYAERDAALSAVADEGMRAFLDTRRDWIRATYDWSRAASRYA, from the coding sequence ATGCGCGACTTCGCCCTCTCGGCACTGCACGAACCGCCCTTTCCCTCCCGGCGTCACGCCGCTGTCGACCTGGCGGCTGCGGAGAGCGCCGCCTGGGTACGAGACTTCGGTCTGGTGACGGACCAGGCCGGGCGCCGGCGCCTGGCCGGCGCGCACGCCGCCGACCTGGCCGCACGGGCCTGCCCCGAGGCGTCGCCGTCCGGCCTGCGCCTGCTCACCGACCTGATCAACTGGCTGTTCGTGGTGGACGACGCCTGCGACGACGACGGGCTGGGCGCGGCGCCGACGCTGCTGGCACCCACGCTGGCCGCCCTGCTGGCGGTGCTCGACCGGCACGGCGACCCGGAGGCGCCGGCGCCCGCCGACGGCGGGCCGATCGCCTTCGCGCTGCACGACCTGTGCCGGCGGGCCCGCGGCCGGGGCCGGCCGGCCTACCTGCTGCGTCTGGTCAGCCAGTTGCGGGAGTACCTGCTGGCGCTGCTCTGGGAGGCCGCCAACCGGGAGCGGCTGCGGGTGCCGGGGGTGGCCGAGTACACCCAGATGCGCCGCCACACCGGCGGCGTCCGCCCGAGTTTCACGGTGACCGACCTGGCCCGCCCGTCCGCGCCCAACGCCGACCAGCGCGTCGCGCCGGCGCTCACCGCGCTGGACGCTCTCGCCACGGACCTGATCTGCTGGTGCAACGACCTGTTCTCGTACGGCAAGGAGCGGGGCGCCGCCCCGGAGGCGCACAACCTGGTCACCACCATCGCGGGCGAGACCGGGCAGGACGAGTCGGCGGCGCTGCACGCGGCGGCGGACCGGTTCAACTCGGCCCTCGCCGCGTACGCCGAGCGGGACGCGGCGCTGAGCGCCGTCGCGGACGAGGGAATGCGGGCCTTCCTGGACACCCGCCGGGACTGGATCCGGGCCACCTACGACTGGTCCCGGGCGGCCAGCCGGTACGCCTGA
- a CDS encoding TIGR03085 family metal-binding protein, translating into MPRYARAEREALADLMLELGPDAPTVNEGWSTRDLAAHLLVRERRPDAAGGILLPPLRGYGESVRRRIAAGPYADLIARVRRPPVWSPVSNPLTDELANGMEFFIHHEDVRRARPGWHPRDLPARQQAVLWKRVSLLARMALRRFPAEVLVQAPGYGELRAGAGGERLRLVGAPGELVLFLTGRQRVARVQVDGPADRAERLRTAELGL; encoded by the coding sequence ATGCCGCGGTACGCCCGAGCGGAGCGCGAGGCGCTCGCCGACCTGATGCTGGAACTGGGACCGGACGCACCGACTGTGAACGAGGGGTGGAGCACCCGTGACCTGGCGGCGCACCTGCTGGTGCGGGAGCGCCGGCCGGACGCGGCGGGCGGGATCCTGCTGCCCCCGCTGCGCGGCTACGGCGAGTCGGTTCGCAGGCGGATCGCCGCCGGGCCGTACGCCGACCTGATCGCCCGGGTACGCCGTCCCCCGGTGTGGAGCCCGGTGAGCAACCCGCTCACCGACGAGCTGGCGAACGGGATGGAGTTCTTCATCCACCACGAGGACGTCCGGCGCGCCCGGCCGGGCTGGCACCCGCGTGACCTGCCCGCCCGGCAGCAGGCGGTGCTGTGGAAGCGGGTGTCCCTGCTGGCCCGGATGGCGCTGCGGCGGTTCCCGGCCGAGGTGCTGGTGCAGGCGCCGGGGTACGGCGAACTGCGGGCCGGCGCCGGCGGCGAACGGCTGCGGCTGGTCGGCGCGCCGGGCGAGCTGGTGCTGTTCCTCACCGGACGGCAGCGGGTGGCCCGGGTCCAGGTGGACGGCCCGGCCGACCGCGCCGAGCGTCTGCGCACCGCCGAGCTGGGACTGTGA
- a CDS encoding ABC transporter ATP-binding protein — protein MASGTSRDVLGRGLRVLGRAIREQPRIFAVAVSGSVLFGLLVIASAYVVGAVVGDVVVPAVERGEVASGALALAAAALFGISVLRVVGIFGRRLGAGYMQYRLQAAYRRRVTRRYLELPLAWHHRNSTGTLLSNANSDVEAAWYPIAPLPFAVGTLVMLVGAVASLFFTDWALALVGLAVFPALFALNVVYSRRMAPRQARAQRLRAEVSGIAHESFDGALVVKTMGREAQETARFAARAGELRDALISVGRLRGVFDPMLETLPSLGTLAVLVVGAIRLRQGAISVTELVSVAFLFTVLAFPVRAIGWVLAELPRSVAGWDRVRRVLDATGEMPYGTTTLDPATREPATLAFDDVHFAYEPAEAHLPGAQVLGEVTFTVPAGKTVALVGPTGAGKSTIASLAVRLVDPGAGRVTLDGVDVRDLTAASLAGTVALVAQVPFVFDDTVRANIALDRAGIGDDEVWAALRLAEADGFVAALPDGLDTMVGERGTSLSGGQRQRLTLARALAGRPRLLVLDDATSAVDPRVEAAILAGLRAPADGGAPASILVVAYRRATIALADEVIYVEQGRVVARGTHTELLAAVPGYADLVTAYEQAEQEREQNRTYDEVTPLPSGLEIEVDR, from the coding sequence GTGGCGAGCGGGACAAGTCGGGACGTGCTCGGCAGGGGGCTACGGGTGCTCGGCCGGGCCATCCGGGAGCAGCCACGGATCTTCGCGGTCGCGGTCAGCGGCAGCGTGCTGTTCGGCCTCCTGGTGATCGCCAGCGCGTACGTGGTCGGCGCGGTGGTCGGCGACGTGGTCGTGCCGGCGGTGGAGCGCGGCGAGGTGGCGAGCGGGGCACTGGCGCTCGCCGCGGCCGCGCTGTTCGGCATCAGCGTGCTGCGGGTGGTCGGCATCTTCGGTCGCCGGCTCGGCGCCGGCTACATGCAGTACCGGCTCCAGGCCGCCTACCGCCGCCGGGTCACCCGCCGCTACCTGGAACTGCCGCTGGCCTGGCACCACCGCAACTCCACCGGCACGCTGCTGTCGAACGCCAACTCCGACGTGGAGGCCGCCTGGTACCCGATCGCGCCGCTGCCGTTCGCGGTCGGCACGCTGGTGATGCTGGTCGGCGCGGTGGCGTCGCTGTTCTTCACCGACTGGGCGCTGGCCCTGGTCGGCCTCGCGGTGTTCCCCGCGCTGTTCGCGCTCAACGTGGTCTACTCCCGCCGGATGGCGCCCCGGCAGGCCCGGGCGCAGCGGCTGCGCGCCGAGGTCAGCGGCATCGCGCACGAGAGCTTCGACGGCGCGCTGGTGGTCAAGACGATGGGCCGCGAGGCCCAGGAGACGGCCCGCTTCGCCGCCCGCGCCGGTGAGCTGCGCGACGCGCTGATCTCGGTCGGCCGGCTGCGCGGCGTGTTCGACCCGATGCTGGAGACGCTGCCCAGCCTCGGCACGCTCGCCGTGCTGGTGGTCGGCGCGATCCGGCTGCGGCAGGGCGCGATCAGCGTGACCGAGCTGGTCAGCGTCGCGTTCCTGTTCACCGTGCTGGCCTTCCCGGTACGCGCGATCGGCTGGGTGCTGGCCGAGCTGCCGCGCAGCGTCGCCGGGTGGGACCGCGTCCGCCGGGTGCTCGACGCCACCGGCGAGATGCCGTACGGCACGACGACGCTCGACCCGGCCACCCGGGAGCCGGCCACGCTCGCCTTCGACGACGTGCACTTCGCGTACGAGCCGGCCGAGGCGCACCTGCCCGGCGCCCAGGTGCTCGGCGAGGTGACGTTCACCGTGCCGGCCGGGAAGACGGTCGCCCTGGTCGGCCCCACCGGCGCGGGCAAGTCGACGATCGCGTCGCTCGCCGTACGCCTGGTCGACCCGGGCGCCGGGCGGGTCACCCTGGACGGCGTGGACGTGCGGGACCTGACCGCCGCCTCGCTCGCCGGCACCGTGGCGCTGGTGGCGCAGGTGCCGTTCGTCTTCGACGACACGGTCCGGGCCAACATCGCGCTCGACCGCGCCGGCATCGGCGACGACGAGGTGTGGGCGGCGCTGCGGCTGGCCGAGGCGGACGGCTTCGTGGCCGCGCTGCCGGACGGACTCGACACCATGGTCGGCGAGCGGGGCACGTCGCTGTCCGGCGGGCAGCGTCAGCGGCTGACGCTGGCCCGGGCGCTCGCCGGGCGGCCCCGGCTGCTGGTGCTCGACGACGCCACCAGCGCTGTCGACCCGCGCGTCGAGGCGGCCATCCTGGCCGGGCTGCGCGCGCCCGCCGACGGCGGCGCCCCGGCATCGATCCTGGTGGTGGCGTACCGCCGGGCCACCATCGCGCTCGCCGACGAGGTGATCTACGTGGAGCAGGGCCGGGTGGTCGCCCGCGGCACCCACACCGAGCTGCTGGCCGCCGTGCCCGGCTACGCCGACCTGGTCACCGCGTACGAGCAGGCCGAGCAGGAACGCGAGCAGAATCGGACGTACGACGAGGTCACGCCGTTGCCCTCGGGCCTGGAGATCGAGGTGGACCGGTGA
- a CDS encoding ABC transporter ATP-binding protein, with protein MSSVANEERAESTWRTLRRGLALSPELRTGLAGTIALALVYMVGRVAVPVAVQRGIDHGIVGGLDLNVISLTVAITAGVLVVTTACGYLMMRRLFTVSETALAGVRTRAFRHVHDLSMLHQQSERRGSLVSRVTSDVDQITQFLQWGGVILIVNLGQLLVTTAVMLAYSWQLTLVVLVAFAPAVLVIRQLQQRLAGAYGLVRQRTGTLLGAIGESVVGAPVIRAYGIAGRTARRLDTAIDGQRVAQQRAIRISIMGSSVGELAAGLALAGVVVVGVSLGVGGTLSIGQLTAFLFLVTLFIQPVQIATEVLNEAQNAIAGWRRVLDVLDVSPDVADPGEQGRELPPGPLDARFAGVTFAYPGGPPVLHDVTLDIPAKSRVAVVGETGSGKTTFAKLLTRLMDPTEGAVLLSGVDLRQVRFDSLRSRVVMVPQDGFLFDATVGENVRFARPDLTDERLTAAFAELGLSDWLDGLPSGLDTPVGERGEALSVGERQLVALARAYVADPDLLVLDEATSAVDPATEVRLQRTLDAVTRGRTTLAIAHRLSTAQAADEVIVVDRGRIVQRGPHEELVRDTDSVYALLYASWLEQTR; from the coding sequence GTGAGCAGTGTCGCCAATGAGGAGCGGGCCGAGTCGACCTGGCGGACGCTGCGGCGCGGGCTGGCGCTCTCCCCGGAGCTGCGCACCGGTCTCGCCGGCACGATCGCGCTGGCGCTTGTCTACATGGTCGGCCGGGTGGCCGTGCCGGTGGCGGTGCAGCGCGGCATCGACCACGGCATCGTCGGCGGGCTCGACCTGAACGTCATCTCGCTCACCGTGGCCATCACCGCCGGGGTGCTGGTGGTCACCACCGCCTGCGGGTACCTGATGATGCGCCGGCTGTTCACCGTCAGCGAGACCGCGCTGGCCGGGGTGCGAACCCGGGCGTTCCGGCACGTGCACGACCTGTCCATGCTGCACCAGCAGTCCGAGCGGCGCGGCTCGCTGGTCTCCCGGGTCACCAGCGACGTCGACCAGATCACCCAGTTCCTCCAGTGGGGCGGCGTGATCCTGATCGTCAACCTGGGCCAGCTGCTGGTGACCACAGCGGTGATGCTCGCGTACTCCTGGCAGTTGACGCTCGTGGTGCTCGTCGCGTTCGCGCCCGCGGTGCTGGTGATCCGGCAGTTGCAGCAGCGCCTCGCCGGGGCCTACGGCCTGGTGCGGCAGCGCACCGGCACGCTGCTCGGCGCGATCGGCGAGAGCGTGGTGGGCGCGCCGGTGATCCGGGCGTACGGCATCGCCGGGCGCACCGCGCGGCGGCTGGACACGGCCATCGACGGGCAGCGGGTGGCCCAGCAGCGGGCGATCCGGATCAGCATCATGGGCAGCTCGGTGGGGGAGCTGGCGGCCGGGCTGGCGCTGGCCGGCGTGGTGGTGGTCGGGGTCAGCCTGGGCGTCGGCGGCACGCTGTCGATCGGCCAGCTGACGGCGTTCCTGTTCCTGGTCACGCTGTTCATCCAGCCGGTGCAGATCGCCACCGAGGTCCTCAACGAGGCGCAGAACGCGATCGCCGGCTGGCGCCGGGTGCTGGACGTGCTGGACGTCTCCCCGGACGTGGCCGACCCCGGCGAGCAGGGCCGGGAGCTGCCGCCGGGGCCGCTGGACGCCCGGTTCGCCGGGGTGACGTTCGCCTACCCGGGCGGGCCGCCGGTGCTGCACGACGTGACGCTGGACATCCCGGCCAAGAGCCGGGTGGCGGTGGTGGGCGAGACCGGCAGCGGCAAGACCACGTTCGCCAAGCTGCTCACCCGGCTGATGGACCCGACCGAGGGCGCGGTGCTGCTCTCCGGGGTCGACCTGCGGCAGGTGCGCTTCGACTCGCTGCGCTCCCGGGTGGTCATGGTGCCGCAGGACGGCTTCCTGTTCGACGCCACGGTCGGGGAGAACGTCCGCTTCGCCCGCCCCGACCTGACCGACGAGCGGCTCACCGCCGCCTTCGCCGAGCTGGGCCTCTCCGACTGGCTGGACGGCCTGCCGTCCGGGCTGGACACGCCGGTCGGTGAGCGCGGAGAGGCGCTCAGCGTCGGCGAGCGGCAGCTCGTGGCGCTGGCGCGGGCGTACGTCGCGGACCCGGACCTGCTGGTGCTGGACGAGGCGACGAGCGCCGTCGACCCGGCCACCGAGGTCCGCCTGCAACGGACCCTGGACGCGGTGACCCGGGGCCGGACCACGCTGGCCATCGCGCACCGGCTGTCCACCGCGCAGGCGGCGGACGAGGTGATCGTGGTGGACCGGGGCCGGATCGTGCAGCGCGGCCCGCACGAGGAACTGGTCCGCGACACCGACTCGGTCTACGCGCTGCTGTACGCCTCCTGGCTGGAGCAGACCCGCTGA
- the rpsD gene encoding 30S ribosomal protein S4, whose protein sequence is MNHPRPKARLSRALGIPLTRKCVRYFERRPYPPGVHGRSRRTTSDYQVRLLEKQRLRHQYNVSEAQLRRLFDEAARAAGRTGDTLVALLERRLDAVVLRAGLARSIYQARQLVGHGHITVDGRKVDRPSYRLRPGQVVGVRERSRALPPFQLAAAGAHADAQPRPYLSVQPAELRATLVREPARHEVPVVCDEQLVVEFYSR, encoded by the coding sequence GTGAACCACCCCCGGCCCAAGGCACGGCTCTCCCGCGCCCTCGGCATCCCGCTGACCCGCAAGTGCGTGCGGTACTTCGAGCGGCGCCCCTACCCGCCGGGCGTGCACGGCCGGTCCCGCCGCACCACCTCCGACTACCAGGTGCGGCTGCTGGAGAAGCAGCGGCTGCGCCACCAGTACAACGTCAGCGAGGCCCAGCTGCGCCGGCTGTTCGACGAGGCCGCCCGGGCCGCCGGCAGGACCGGCGACACGCTCGTCGCGCTCCTGGAACGGCGCCTCGACGCGGTGGTGCTGCGGGCCGGGCTGGCGCGCAGCATCTACCAGGCCCGCCAGCTCGTCGGGCACGGCCACATCACCGTCGACGGGCGCAAGGTCGACCGGCCGTCGTACCGGCTGCGGCCCGGCCAGGTGGTCGGGGTACGCGAGCGCAGCCGCGCGCTGCCGCCGTTCCAGCTCGCCGCCGCCGGCGCGCACGCCGACGCGCAGCCCCGGCCGTACCTGTCGGTGCAGCCGGCCGAGCTGCGCGCCACGCTGGTACGCGAACCGGCCCGGCACGAGGTGCCGGTGGTGTGCGACGAGCAGCTGGTGGTGGAGTTCTACTCCCGCTGA
- a CDS encoding DUF2470 domain-containing protein: MRPSPAEIVRTLVAGRLPALVHLARHPGPHQARHAVDADGRVLLLVPVVSDLAAALVPPAGDADVATVLDVLDLPPAAGAPSLGRAWVSGWATRLDGDAARDAAVDFAAIDPVGDLLDVGSRFHLHRFEVAEARWERAGRVRRIDPEAFAEAEPDPLHPVEAGLLADLADHHAEQVGDYLRRRLHLTGDQVPRVVRIDRYGLLVAHGRPGATRRARLAFPRPVADVAELSRLLHPMLCPRAAA; the protein is encoded by the coding sequence ATGCGGCCCAGCCCGGCGGAGATCGTGCGAACCCTGGTCGCGGGCCGGTTGCCCGCCCTCGTCCACCTGGCCCGGCACCCCGGCCCGCACCAGGCCCGGCACGCCGTCGACGCCGACGGGCGGGTGCTGCTGCTCGTACCCGTGGTCAGTGACCTCGCCGCGGCGCTCGTGCCGCCGGCGGGCGACGCCGACGTGGCCACGGTGCTCGACGTGCTCGACCTGCCGCCCGCGGCCGGGGCGCCCTCACTCGGCCGGGCCTGGGTGTCCGGCTGGGCGACGCGGCTGGACGGCGACGCGGCGCGCGACGCGGCTGTCGACTTCGCCGCCATCGACCCGGTCGGCGACCTGCTCGACGTGGGCAGCCGGTTCCACCTGCACCGTTTCGAGGTGGCCGAGGCCCGCTGGGAACGCGCCGGGCGGGTACGCCGGATCGACCCCGAGGCGTTCGCGGAGGCCGAACCGGACCCGCTGCACCCGGTCGAGGCCGGTCTGCTGGCCGACCTGGCCGACCACCACGCCGAACAGGTCGGCGACTACCTGCGGCGGCGGCTTCACCTCACCGGCGACCAGGTGCCGCGGGTGGTCCGGATCGACAGGTACGGCCTGCTGGTCGCGCACGGGCGGCCCGGCGCGACCCGGCGGGCCCGGCTCGCCTTCCCCCGGCCGGTCGCCGACGTGGCGGAGCTGTCCCGCCTGCTGCACCCGATGCTCTGCCCCCGGGCGGCGGCCTGA
- a CDS encoding TetR family transcriptional regulator gives MSARRTGRRPGSPDTREAILAAAREAFAERGYDAASIRAIAAAAGVDPALVHHYFGGKEDLFRAATAFPADPGRLLPAVLAGGADGLGERMVRMFLEVWDSPTGTAAVALLRSAVSNEWTARLLREFLVTQVLRRVFDHLGVDPEQRALRGGLVATQLAGLAMMRYVLRLDAVATAEPATLVAAIGPTVQRYLTGDVT, from the coding sequence GTGAGCGCGCGGCGCACCGGGCGGCGGCCCGGCAGCCCGGACACCCGCGAGGCCATCCTCGCCGCGGCGCGGGAGGCGTTCGCCGAGCGTGGCTACGACGCCGCGTCGATCCGGGCGATCGCCGCGGCGGCCGGCGTGGACCCGGCGCTCGTGCACCACTACTTCGGCGGCAAGGAGGATCTGTTCCGGGCCGCGACGGCGTTCCCGGCCGACCCGGGACGGCTGCTGCCGGCGGTGCTCGCCGGCGGCGCGGACGGGCTCGGCGAGCGGATGGTCCGGATGTTCCTGGAGGTCTGGGACTCCCCCACCGGCACGGCCGCGGTGGCGCTGCTGCGTTCGGCGGTGAGCAACGAGTGGACCGCCCGGCTGCTGCGCGAGTTCCTGGTCACGCAGGTGCTGCGCCGGGTGTTCGACCATCTCGGCGTCGACCCGGAGCAGCGCGCGCTGCGCGGCGGCCTGGTCGCCACCCAGCTCGCCGGGCTGGCCATGATGCGGTACGTGCTCCGCCTCGACGCGGTCGCGACCGCCGAACCGGCGACGCTGGTGGCAGCCATCGGTCCCACGGTCCAGCGCTACCTCACCGGCGACGTCACCTGA